One Pyxicephalus adspersus chromosome 3, UCB_Pads_2.0, whole genome shotgun sequence genomic window carries:
- the METTL18 gene encoding histidine protein methyltransferase 1 homolog produces MSFKFDFNFEETEDSKVESTGLSDLQRKGENSETSLHISEEKEVQVKSSPKNEEKEIEESSICCKPAVEHKIPQDVDRVLENKVVEQSSDLQFVNVSVVEMTLSNEDLHGENIVSRTVTANSDLISGVYEGGMKIWECTFDLLKYIEDEDVTFKGKTVLDLGCGAGLLGIVALKQKAKEVHFQDYNSTVIEEITIPNAVVNCDNGEESGNVTEGPSKKKLRKSQTPADLLTKCRFFSGDWSNFTRLMQNQTPPMKYDIILTSETIYNTDYYVALHSLFQHLLSENGTVYLASKSHYFGVGGGVLLFEACIKKHNIFHIKTLKTHDDGLKRMLLSLSFKDH; encoded by the coding sequence ATGTCATTTAAGTTCGATTTTAATTTTGAAGAAACAGAAGACAGTAAGGTGGAAAGTACTGGACTTTCAGATCTCCAACGCAAAGGAGAGAATTCAGAGACAAGTTTGCACATCTCGGAAGAAAAAGAAGTACAGGTAAAATCTTCCCCTAAAAATGAAGAGAAGGAAATAGAAGAGAGTTCTATTTGCTGTAAACCGGCTGTGGAACACAAAATTCCACAGGATGTGGACAGGGTCCTGGAAAATAAGGTTGTGGAGCAAAGTTCAGATCTTCAGTTTGTAAATGTGTCAGTGGTGGAAATGACATTGTCTAATGAAGATTTGCATGGTGAAAACATAGTAAGTAGAACTGTTACAGCTAACTCTGATCTCATTTCTGGGGTATATGAAGGAGGCATGAAAATTTGGGAGTGCACATTTGACCTCCTTAAATATATTGAAGATGAAGATGTCACCTTCAAAGGAAAAACTGTTTTAGATCTTGGCTGTGGAGCTGGTTTGTTAGGAATTGTGGCTTTGAAGCAAAAAGCTAAAGAAGTGCATTTTCAGGACTATAACAGCACAGTAATAGAAGAAATCACTATACCTAATGCAGTGGTCAACTGTGACAATGGAGAAGAATCTGGAAACGTTACAGAAGGACCAAGCAAAAAGAAATTAAGAAAGTCCCAAACCCCCGCAGATCTCTTAACCAAGTGTCGTTTCTTCTCTGGCGATTGGTCAAATTTTACACGTTTAATGCAAAATCAAACACCACCTATGAAATATGATATAATTTTAACATCAGAGACCATATATAACACTGATTACTATGTTGCTTTGCACAGTCTCTTTCAGCATCTATTGTCAGAGAATGGGACAGTATACCTAGCAAGCAAGTCTCATTACTTTGGTGTAGGAGGGGGTGTATTGCTCTTTGAGGCTTGTATTAAAAAGCACAACATTTTCCACATAAAAACACTCAAAACACATGATGATGGACTAAAAAGAATGCTTCTCAGTTTGTCATTTAAAGACCATTAA
- the LOC140327422 gene encoding transcription factor Sox-3-like: protein MMESIQSPVPNSCTQTGENVLPELTGDVFISEITCNANSSKKEQIKRPSNPFFLWGKPERKKLKMENPKMHNCEISKLLGAKWKLLTDEEKQPFIDESRRLREVHMALCLDHKYKPRRKAKKKILKYAFHGGDSGEEVKPMVLSPGLGQRPKLHAYANEWPTGPYAFPQKELGNIQPGINQPIFQQMPRYNMNGLPHGGMMAPAQNYLNPAAIYNIPAAYAQQTTATMGFGSRTPGTNFTSSPQIPLPSQEISTADLREAMYMSLSDQSFTSNGIQCVYQQYL, encoded by the coding sequence ATGATGGAAAGTATCCAGAGTCCTGTACCGAATTCCTGCACACAGACAGGGGAAAATGTACTTCCCGAGCTAACAGGAGATGTCTTTATATCGGAAATAACATGCAATGCTAATTCctcaaaaaaagagcaaataaaaagaCCTTCAAATCCTTTTTTCTTGTGGGGAAAACCggaaagaaaaaagttgaaaatggaAAATCCAAAGATGCATAATTGTGAGATCAGCAAACTGTTGGGTGCAAAGTGGAAACTCCTTACTGATGAAGAAAAGCAGCCCTTTATAGATGAGTCAAGGAGGCTGCGTGAGGTACACATGGCACTATGTCTAGACCATAAATACAAACcaagaagaaaagcaaaaaaaaaaatcttgaagtaTGCCTTCCATGGTGGTGATTCTGGTGAAGAGGTTAAACCTATGGTGCTTTCTCCAGGACTTGGTCAAAGACCAAAACTCCATGCCTATGCAAATGAATGGCCTACAGGGCCATATGCTTTCCCACAAAAGGAACTTGGCAACATACAGCCTGGCATAAACCAACCTATATTTCAGCAAATGCCCAGGTATAATATGAATGGCCTGCCTCATGGCGGGATGATGGCCCCTGCTCAGAATTATTTGAATCCTGCTGCCATATACAATATACCAGCAGCCTATGCTCAGCAGACCACTGCTACCATGGGCTTTGGATCTAGAACACCTGGGACTAATTTCACCTCTTCTCCTCAAATTCCCCTACCGTCTCAAGAAATTTCCACAGCAGATTTGAGGGAAGCAATGTATATGTCGCTAAGTGATCAATCTTTCACATCAAATGGAATTCAGTGTGTTTATCAGCAATACCTATAG